One segment of Methylotenera versatilis 79 DNA contains the following:
- the tatC gene encoding twin-arginine translocase subunit TatC, with translation MPTPTESFISHLIELRNRLLRIVLGFVIVFIGLFPFANKIYALLAEPMLTKLPAGGQMIATAVTTPFFVPMKVAMMAAFVISLPHTLYQIWAFISPGLYNHEKKLMVPVIVASSLLFVIGMAFAYFAVFPTVFGFIIHSAPAGVAVMTDIAEYLDFVLTLFMAFGLAFEVPIAVVLIARFGWVSIAQLKEVRGYVIVGAFILGAIFTPPDIISQFMLAVPLWLLYEVGILVALYTTPKTNSLKASETKASET, from the coding sequence ATGCCCACGCCTACTGAATCGTTTATCTCACATTTAATTGAGTTGCGTAATCGACTGCTCAGAATCGTATTGGGTTTTGTCATCGTATTTATTGGCCTATTTCCTTTCGCCAATAAAATATACGCTTTGCTGGCAGAGCCGATGCTTACTAAGCTGCCTGCTGGTGGTCAGATGATTGCGACCGCAGTGACTACACCATTTTTCGTGCCGATGAAAGTGGCAATGATGGCGGCTTTCGTAATTTCTCTACCACATACTTTGTATCAAATTTGGGCATTTATTTCGCCCGGTTTATACAATCATGAAAAAAAATTGATGGTGCCAGTTATTGTGGCAAGTAGTTTGCTATTTGTAATTGGGATGGCATTTGCGTACTTTGCCGTTTTTCCCACAGTGTTTGGATTTATCATACATAGTGCGCCAGCAGGCGTTGCAGTGATGACAGATATTGCTGAGTATTTAGATTTTGTATTGACGCTTTTTATGGCGTTTGGTTTAGCGTTTGAGGTGCCGATTGCCGTGGTGCTAATTGCACGTTTTGGTTGGGTGAGCATTGCACAATTGAAAGAGGTGCGCGGATATGTGATTGTTGGCGCTTTTATCTTGGGCGCTATTTTTACGCCACCTGATATTATTTCGCAGTTTATGTTGGCCGTGCCATTGTGGCTTTTATATGAAGTGGGTATTTTGGTGGCGTTATATACAACGCCTAAAACCAACTCACTAAAAGCTAGTGAAACAAAAGCTAGTGAAACTTAA
- the tatB gene encoding Sec-independent protein translocase protein TatB, whose translation MFGISFSELFVIAIVALLVIGPEKLPKVARTIGALTGRMQRYATQVKEEVNREFRFEELQKLQQEISHAVVSAEQNIHQQVNQVENSIADLGSSKAEPAPNLAQNQAPIQKQTTARKPRAKSTKVISEGSEKVVKAKPVKKTKKVEV comes from the coding sequence ATGTTTGGTATTTCCTTTTCGGAACTGTTTGTCATTGCTATCGTAGCTTTATTGGTTATTGGCCCAGAAAAATTACCAAAAGTAGCACGCACGATAGGCGCGTTGACTGGGCGCATGCAACGTTACGCGACACAGGTAAAAGAAGAGGTCAATCGCGAATTTCGGTTTGAAGAATTGCAAAAATTGCAGCAAGAAATCAGCCATGCGGTTGTTAGTGCAGAGCAAAATATTCATCAACAAGTCAATCAAGTTGAAAATTCAATTGCAGATTTAGGTAGTAGTAAAGCTGAACCTGCGCCAAATCTTGCTCAAAATCAAGCGCCGATTCAAAAACAAACAACTGCTCGAAAACCGCGGGCGAAATCTACTAAAGTTATTTCTGAAGGTTCAGAAAAAGTCGTTAAAGCTAAACCCGTTAAAAAAACAAAAAAAGTTGAGGTTTAG
- the tatA gene encoding Sec-independent protein translocase subunit TatA: MGSFSLWHWLIVLLIVVLIFGTKKLKNMGSDVGGAVNEFKKAMKDEQVTDAKVDTQPHQSGTTIEGEVTHKTKS, translated from the coding sequence ATGGGTTCATTCAGTTTGTGGCATTGGTTAATCGTCTTATTGATTGTCGTTTTAATATTTGGCACTAAAAAATTAAAGAATATGGGTAGCGATGTTGGTGGTGCAGTAAATGAGTTTAAAAAGGCCATGAAAGATGAGCAGGTAACTGACGCTAAAGTTGATACTCAGCCACATCAATCTGGCACAACTATTGAAGGTGAAGTCACTCACAAGACTAAGAGTTAA
- a CDS encoding histidine triad nucleotide-binding protein, whose amino-acid sequence MSADCIFCKIIAGDIPAKKIYEDDSFIAFHDIKPMAKIHFLIVPKQHIETLKDCTEAQESLLGKALLLAPKLAESQGLTGFKTLINTGREGGQEVFHIHVHVFGGN is encoded by the coding sequence ATGAGCGCGGACTGTATTTTTTGTAAAATTATTGCTGGCGATATTCCAGCCAAAAAAATCTATGAAGATGACAGCTTTATTGCCTTTCATGACATTAAGCCTATGGCAAAGATACATTTTTTAATTGTACCCAAACAACATATTGAAACCTTAAAAGATTGCACAGAAGCACAAGAATCCTTATTGGGTAAAGCATTATTGTTGGCGCCGAAATTGGCAGAAAGCCAAGGCTTGACAGGCTTTAAAACGCTGATCAATACTGGTCGCGAAGGCGGTCAGGAAGTATTTCATATTCACGTTCATGTATTTGGCGGCAATTAA
- a CDS encoding phosphoribosyl-ATP diphosphatase, producing MNDVLDRLAELLEQRKAADPTSSYVAKLYAKGLDSILKKIGEEATETVIAAKGGNKEEIIYETADLWFHTLIMLSHAGLKPQDVLDELARREGLSGITEKESRSK from the coding sequence ATGAATGATGTATTAGATCGATTAGCAGAATTGTTGGAACAGCGTAAAGCCGCTGATCCAACTTCGTCTTATGTGGCGAAACTGTATGCTAAAGGGTTAGACAGTATCTTAAAAAAGATTGGTGAGGAAGCGACTGAAACAGTCATTGCAGCCAAAGGTGGTAACAAAGAAGAAATTATTTATGAAACTGCTGATTTGTGGTTTCATACCTTGATTATGCTGAGTCACGCAGGTTTAAAACCGCAAGATGTGCTGGACGAACTAGCGCGCCGTGAAGGTTTGTCTGGTATTACAGAGAAAGAAAGTCGAAGTAAATAA
- the hisI gene encoding phosphoribosyl-AMP cyclohydrolase has product MNWLDEVNWDANGLVPVIAQEFDSGRVLMFAWMNREALQLTNESKQAVYWSRSRNKLWRKGEESGHTQKVHEIRLDCDEDVVLIKVEQIGGIACHTGRHNCFFKKLEQDKDSQAQWLIDQPVLKDPKTIYHD; this is encoded by the coding sequence GGCTTGGTGCCTGTAATTGCGCAGGAATTTGATAGTGGGCGTGTGTTAATGTTTGCGTGGATGAATCGCGAAGCTTTACAGTTAACCAATGAATCAAAACAAGCTGTTTATTGGTCGCGCTCACGTAATAAATTATGGCGTAAAGGTGAGGAATCCGGTCACACGCAAAAAGTGCATGAGATTCGTCTGGATTGTGATGAAGACGTTGTGTTGATTAAAGTGGAACAAATTGGTGGAATCGCTTGCCATACGGGTCGACATAATTGTTTTTTTAAGAAGCTAGAACAAGATAAAGATTCGCAAGCGCAATGGTTAATTGACCAGCCTGTGCTAAAAGACCCTAAAACGATATATCACGATTGA